The following DNA comes from Mucisphaera calidilacus.
CGCGTTCGAGCGCGCCGGCCTCGATGGGCAGATCGGGACACAACTCTAAGTCACATTCAATACTGATGTTAGCATCGCTGCCGGTCAGGTCGAGGGATTCGATCACCGCGTCCGCGACGCGCTGGGCATCGCAAGTTGTTGGTGTGGGGTCACTTGTGGCGGACCGCGCGAGGTCGAGGATGGTCTCGGTCAGTCGGCCGACGCGGTCGATGGTCGAGCCGGCGCGGTCGAGGGCGTTGAGGACCAGGTCGGCGTTGCCCGGGTCGCGCTTGGCGCGTGAGGCGTATATGCCTAGCGGCGTCAACAGATTATTGATCTCGTGAGCGAGGATGGAGGCCAATCCCAAGCCTTCGGGATTGATCCAGGGCGTGTCGCCCCCCTGCTCCTCATCCAGCGTAAGTTGTTTCATTTCCGTGAGTTGCTGCTCGACGTCCGCGAGATGACCCAGGGCCTGTCGGGCGACGCTGGCGTCGGGCCGGTCGCCCAGGGCGGGGAACGCTGCGGTGTCGTTCGGCTCGGCGTTGGTCGGGGGGTCCGGATAACTCACACTCAGGTTATCGGGGCCTGGCGGCTTGACATGAGGGGTGGGGAACGGAACCACGCGATCAATCTGGCGCTGGCGTGCCGGCAGGTGTTCCACGTGGAACAGGTTGTCTTTCTTGACAGGGGGGTCGGCGTGCGGTTTGATGTTCCACGTGAAACAGGTCAAGGAGGACCCCCATGGTCACCAAGCGTCCATCTCGTCTGGGTAAGGGGCTGGCAAGCCTCGTGAGTCAGCCGGTGTCGGTGCAGCCCCCTGCTGCTTCTGAAAAGGCTGCGGCAGCGGCGGCATCGTCCGATGCGGAGGTGATTCATCGCCTGCTGCTGGAGGATCTGGAGCCGAACCCGTTCCAGCCGAGGCAGGACTTTGATCCGGCGCGGCTTCGGGAGTTGGCGGACTCGATCCGATCGCAGGGCGTGATGCAGCCGGTGACGGTGCGGAAGAAGCCGGGCGAGGCGGGTCGGTACCAGATCATCGCAGGTGAGCGTCGCTGGCGCGCCGCGAAGCTGGCGGGGTTGGAGCGGATCCCTGCCCTGCTGCAGGCGTTGGAGGATCAGCAGGCGGCGGAGTGGGCGTTGATCGAGAACCTGCAGCGGGAGGATCTGAACCCGATTGAGCGCGCGAAGGCGTTGCAGGAGCTGATCCATAGGCATGGGCTGAGTCATGACCGGCTGGGGCAGCAGATCGGGTTGGAGCGGTCGACGGTGACGAATCTGCTGCGGCTGCTGTCGCTTGCTGAGCCGGTGCAGGATCATCTGCGGTCGGAGCGGCTGGCGATGGGTCATGCGCGGGCTTTGGCGGCGGTGTCGGACCTGGATTTGCAGGCGGAGCTGGCGGACCGGGCGGTGCGTGAGGGGTGGTCGGTTCGGCGGGTGGAGTCGGAGGTCAAGCGGGCGGGCAGGGCGCAGGACGAGGCGCCGTCGGTGAAGCGTGAGGCGCGGGGCGTGCACCTGGCTGCGTTTGAGCAGCATATTCTGCAGCACACGGGGTTGAAGGCGAGCATCAAGCCGACGGGCAAGAAGGGGGGCGGGAAGCTGACGCTGGCGTTTGATTCGCCTGAGGGGTTCATGGCGCTGCTGGGGCGGCTGGGGGTTCCAGAGCCTGAGGAAGGCGTTTAGGTCCGATAACCTCTTGCGGATGCGAGGCACGGGTTTGCATCATCGCGGGCAGTGCGGGGCGGGGGGTTGAGACGTGCATGACCCGGGACGCCCGTCCCGGCCTCGTTGGGAGGGGCTATTGGTTGAGAGGGGGCACGCCTAGCAGACGATTCTCTGACGAGAAGCTTGCTGAGATTCGGCACGCGTGCGTGGTTTGGAGGGATGTGTGGATGGGGTTGTTATGCGGCGGCGCGGGTGGTTTGGGTTTCGATGAGTGCCTGGGCGAGTTGGACGGGGGGCATGGCGGCGAGGGCGGTTTGGTCTTCGACGACGGCTTTGGGCATGCCATAGACGACGCTGGTGGCCTCGTCCTGGGCGAGGATGGTTCCGCCTGCCTCTTTGAGCGTTTTGGCGCCGTTGGCTCCGTCGCGGCCGATGCCGGTGAGGACGATGCCCAGGGCGTTGGCCCCGAAGACCCTGGTGGCGGATTCGAGGAGGAGGTTGACGCTGGGTTTGTAGGCTTCGTCGGGTGCTTCGACGGTCTGGATGCGTGGGTTGTTGGGTCGTCCGGTGATGATGTGGTGTGAGCTGCCATGCATGATGGTGATGGTGCCGGGCCGGATGACCTCGCCGTCTCCACCATGAACTACGTTCATTCTGCAGACGTTATCGAGTCGGTTGGCCATGGACTCGGTAAAGACTTTGGGCATGTGCTGGGCGACGACGATGGGCAGGGGGAAGTTTTCGGGGAGTCGTTCGAGGATGTATTCGAGGACGGGGGGCCCGCCTGTGGAGGAGCCGATGCAGACGATGCTGACGTTTCGGACGGGTTCGATGGCGGATCTGACGGCGGCGGGGGGGTTCGTGGTGGTGGTGTCGTTCTGGGCGTCGGCGTTTCGTGGGGTTGTCTGCGTTGTGGTGAAGCGACCGCGTGAGGCGGCGATGGCCTTGATGCGTTCGAGCAGGTCGTCGCGCATGTCGCCCATTTTGGTGGAGAAGGTGGAGTGGTCTTTGGCGATGACGTCGACGGCGCCGATGCGTAGAGCGCGCAGGGATTCGACGGAGCCTTCGGTGGTGAGGGAGCTGCACATGAGGACGCGTGTGGGGCACTCGCGCATGATGACGCGTAGGGCGGTGAGGCCGTCCATCTCGGGCATTTCGATGTCGAGTGTCATGACGTCGGGTTTGAGGGATTTGGCGAGTTCGACGGCCTGGAGTCCGTTCTTGCCGGTGGCCACGACCTCGATGCGCGGGTCTTCGTTGAGCATGGTGCTGATGGCACGTCTCATGAAGGCCGAATCGTCGACAACTACTGCTTTGATCATGTCGCTCTCCGCGTTGGTGGTTCCCGGGTGATTACGCGGCCTCTCGTGCGTTGGCGAGGCTGGCGAGTTTTTCGATGGGCGTCTGGATGCCATCGGTTTCGACGACGAGGTCGTTGCGTGGGTTGCGGCAGAAGTGGACGGGGCCGCGGAGTTCGTTCTTGAGTTTCATGGCGACGCCTCGGTAGGTGAAGACGACGGCGGGGAAGGCTCGCGCGGTGACGGTGAGGTCGACGACGCGGTCTTGTTCCATGCGTTCTTCGAGGGTTTCGAGGGCGCCTTGTGCTTTCTTGAGCCGGGTTTCGGTCATGGAGAAGTCGCACATGATCATGGTCATGCGTTCCTTCTGTTCGGCGTTGGGTTTTTTGAGGTACTTAAGGTTCTCGTTCTCGACGGTGAGTTCCTCGAGCTGCTGTTCGGAGATCCGGATGATCTGTCTGAGTTGTTCGGCGAGGGGTTCGAGTTTGGGGAGTGCGCCGAGGACGATGTTGGTGGCCATGCCGCCCGGGGATCCGAGTTCGTTGACGGTGCCTGAGCCGACGAGTTGTATGGTTCCGCCGACGAGCGAGGCTCGTGGTGCTTCGAGGTTGCCGTGGATGACGAGGTCGGATCCGAGGAGTTCCTTGTCGATGATGAGGTTGTGGTGGACCTGTCCGGAGACGTCGTTGAGGTATCGGGCGTGGAGGTCGTTGCCGACGTCGACGGTTCCGTCCTCGCCGCCTGCGAATCCGCCTTTGGCGTGGAGGTCGCCGGTGCAGATGATGGTGGCGGACTCGATGAGTCCGCGGATCTCGATGTTGCCGTCGGCCTTGACGCGGAAGAGGTCTCGGACGCCTTTGGTGATGAGGACGTCGCCACAGAAGTCGATATGTCCGGTGGAGAAGTCGACGTAGCCGTTGACTTCGAGTTGTGATTCGATAACGGCGCGGCTGTGTTCGCGCAGGAGGACGCCTCGGCAGGTGGCGATGAGGTCACCTGCGGGTTTGATCTCGATGGAGTCGTTGGTGTCGAGTTTGGCGGCGGTGCCCATGTGAGCCTTGACGACTTCGCCGCAGATTTCTCTGCCGTCTTCGCCTGCGGTGGGCTCGTGGATCTTGCCGATCTTCTGTCCGCGTTTGACCATGATGAAGGCGGAGCGGTCGTAGTGCGAGAGGCTGTGCGGCGCGTCGTCGGTGTTCTCGGTCTGGTCGTTGTCGGTTTTCTCGTCGGGTTCTTTGACGAGCCACTGGACGTAGCCGTCCTGGCCGTGTTCGGCGGGCGTTCCTTCGGCGATGGTGGCGGTGAGGTTTTCGCCTGGCTTTCGTTCGCGGATGGCGCGGTCGATCGCTGAGCGCACCTCGTCGGTGAGGTGGATGTTTTTCTCGGAGGCGGCCTGTTCGACGTAGACCGTGGTGAGGTGTTCGGCGTCGAAGCCTGCGGGCACCTTGAGTTCGGCGGTCATTCGGTCGGGGGCGAGTTTGACCGAGATATCGCGATCTTTGGGTGTGTCGGGCACACGATCGCTCCGTTGTGGGAGCGGGTCTGGCTCAGGCGGCCTGTACCCGCTCGAGTGTTTCCTTGATGCGTCCGCCGAGGACGTCGGGCGTGAAGGGCTTGACGACGTAGTTGTTGACGCCGGCCTTGATGGCCTCGACGACGCGAGACTTTTCGGCCTCGGTGGTGACCATGATGATGGGTGTTTTGTGCCCTTGTTCGCGGTACTTCTTGACGAAGGTGAGTCCGTCCATGTTGGGCATATTCCAGTCGACGAGCAGGAGCTCGGGCTGGAAGGCACCGACCTTGGAGAGTGCGTCGAGACCGTCGGCGGCCTCTTCGATCTCGCTGTATCCGAGTTGGGCGAGGATGCCCTTCTGGATGTTGCGCATGGTCTTTGAATCGTCAACGAGCATGACTTTCATCGTGGTTTGCTCCTGTTCTTGAGTGGTTTGGTGGATCAGGCGGCGGTGGCGTTGACCCACTCGACCATGGAGACCTCGACGGAGAACTCGCCGATGTCGCAGCTGCAGGGGATGGTGACGCCCTTCATGTCTTTTTTGCCGAAGACGGTGTGCCCGGTTCCGACGACGACGGAGGGTACGGAGATCTGGATGGACTTGCCTTCGAACTGTGCCTTGGCGCCGCCCGAGATCATGTTGACGAGTTCGCCGATGGCGTCGGCGAAGTCGGGGTTGGTGGCCTCGAGTGTTTCGCCGGTGAAGAGGCTGACGGCACGTTCGGCGGTGGAGGTTGGGAAGCTGACGACGACGAGACCTTCGATATCGCCGGAGAGCCCGATGATGCCGGAGACGTCGTGAGCGGGTTCGGGTTCTTTTTTGAGTTCCGGCTTGCCGACGGTCACGGGCAGCTGGAGCATCATCTCGAACACGTTGGATGTTGATTGCACGAAGGGTGTGATCGATGAGGAATCCACGCCTGTCTCCTTATAAATCTCAGGCCGCCTGACGTTCGGCGGTGGGGTTCTGGTTACGCAGGATCTGTGTGACGTCGAGGATGAGGCTGACTTCGCCGTCCTCCTGGATGGTTGCTCCGCTGAAGGGTCCGCCCTGGGTGTACCCGTCGTCGAGCGGCTTGATAACGATTTCCTGTTGTCCGACGAGTCGGTCGACGAGGAGTCCGGCGCGTTGGCTGCCGACGCTGACGACGACGGCGAAACGTCCGGAGTTTTCGCTACGGTCTTCGTTGAGTCGTGTGGTGAGGTCGATGAGCGGCAGGACGGTGTCGCGGAGTCGGATGACGTCCTGTCCGTTGACGGTGTGTCGGCCGTGCTCATCGGGCCTGACGATCTCGTGGATGGACTGGAGGGGTATGGCGTAGAGGTGTTTGCCGACGCCCGTGACCATGGCGGGCATGATGGCGACGGTGAGTGGGATGAGGATCTCGATAGTGGTTCCGTCGCCCTCGACGGAGTTGATGTTGATGGTGCCGTTGATCTTCTCGACGTTGGTTCGGACGACGTCCATGCCGACGCCTCGACCGGAGAGGTCGGAGACTTTTTCGGCGGTGGAGAATCCGGCCTGGAGGATAAACCGGAAGACGTCTTCGTCGGAGAGTCCTGTGAGTTGTTCTTCGGTGGTGAGTCCGCGTTCGACGGCCTTGCGCGCGATGACGTCGCGGGAGAGTCCCTTGCCGTCGTCGATGATGGCGATGCGGACGTGGCTGCCCTGGTGTTCGGCGACGAGTCGGATGCATCCTTCTTCGGGCTTGTCGCTGGCCTGTCGTTTGTCGGGCGCCTCGATGCCGTGGTCGGCGGAGTTTCGGAGGATGTGGACGAGGGGGTCGGAGAGTTGTTCGAGGACGCTCTTGTCGACCTCGGTGTCCTTGCCCTCGATTTCGAGTCGGAGTTTCTTGCCGGTCATGCGTGCCATGTCACGGATGACGCGTGGGTATCGGTCGAAGAGTTTGGCGAGTGGCTGCATGCGTGTGCGCATGACGCCCATCTGGAGTTCGCCCATGAGCTGGTCGAGTTCGCCTGATGCGGAGGAGAACGACTCGGCGGTCTCGTGGGGGACGCCTGAGTCGCGGATGGTTCGCGTGAGTCCGAGGAGCCGGTTCTTGTTGAGGACGAGTTGTCCGACGAGGTTGAGGAGTGATTCGAGTCGTCCGACCTCGACGCGGATGGTCTGTTCGGCGACCTGCTTGGTGGCGGCTTTGGTTTCGGTTTTGTCGTCGGTCTTGTCGGCGGCGGCCTGGGCGTCGGGTGTTTGGGTGTTGCCGGGGGTGTCGGGTGCGGCGGCGTTGCCGGTGAGTTCGTTGTGTTCGGCCTCGGTGAGCAGTTCGTCGAGGAGGATGAGTGTACGGAGGTCGTCGTTGTGTTTGTTGGCGACGTCGGGTTCGAGGGTGTTGCCCTGTGCGAGTGTGTCGAGTCGTTGGATGTAGGTGTTGACGCTGAGGTTGAGGGCGCGTTTCTCGGCGAGGGTGTCGGCGGACTGCTTGACGAGCCAGGCGAGGGCGCGGATGCGGATGACGAGGTCGGGGATGGCGTTGGCGTCGGTGTGTCGGAAGTCGAGTGCGTGTCGGTGGATGGCCTGTGTGAGTTGCGAGAGGTCGTCGAGGTCGAAGAAGTCTGCGGTCTTGACGAGGATGTCGGCGACCTCGGCGAGGTGTTCGGTGGCGTCGCTGCGTGTGGCGTCGTTGGCGAACTGTCCGGCGGCTTCCTCGATGAGTTCGACCTGTTCGCGTAGGTCGGTGACCATGAATTCGAGGAGGTCGGCTTTCTGTTCGGGCAGTTCGAGGGCTCGGCTGGCGACGCGGTTGTCGTCGGCGGGCGTGGTTGGTTCGGGGGTGTCGTTGCTGATGACTGCTGCGGCGGCGGTTTGGGCCTTGACCAGTTCCCCGAGTGCTTCCATGAGCGGTTCGGGCGCGGGGTCGGCCTCGCGTCCTTCGCCGAGGTCGCTGATCATCTGTCGGACGACGTCGGCGGACTGCAGGAGGACGTCCATGCTGGCGTCGGTGACCTCGATCTCGCCCTTGCGCATGCGGTTGAGTGCTTCTTCGGCGACGTGTGCGAAGCGGATGATGGTTTCGAGGTTGAGGAAGCTGGCGGCGCCCTTGATGGTGTGGAGTGCGCGGAAGCAGCTGTTGAGCAGGTCTTTCTGGTCGGCGTCGTCGGCGGTTTCGAGCTTGACGAGATCGTTGTCGAGCTGGTCGATGAGTTCGCCTGACTCGGTGAGGAAGTCCTGCAGCAGGCTAGGATCGATGGCGTCCATGTCGTTCTCCGTTTTCCCGCTTGCGGTTAGATCTTGGTGTAGGCGAAGGCCTGTGCCGCGCCGATGGGTTCGAAGCCGACGTCGAGGCTCCGGAGTGTTTCGCTGTGCCCGATGAAGAGGGTGCCGTCGTCGGCGAGCTGGTTGTGGAAGGTTTTGACGACGCGTGTTCTCATCTCGTCGTCGAAGTAGATCATGACGTTTCGGCAGAAGATGACGTCGAAGGTTCCGAAGCGTTTGGCGGCGAGAGAGTCTTTGAGGTTGAGTTTCTCGAAGTGGACCATGGACTTGATATCGGGGTCGATGGTGTAGTTGCCGTTGTCTTCGGAGAAGTATCGGTTGAGGACCATGGGGTCGACGGAGCGAATGGCGTAGTTGGTGTAGACGCCTTTGGACGCGGTGAGGAGCACTTTTTCGCTGATATCGGTGCCGAGGATCTCGATGCGCCAGTCGTTGAGGCGTACGCCGAGTGACCGGTAGATCTGTATGGCGAGTGTGAAGGGTTCTTCGCCGGAGGAGCATGCGGCGGACCAGATGCGGAGTTGCTTCTGTCCTTTGCGTGCTTCGAGGAGTCCTGGGAGGACCTGTCGTTCGAAGACTTCGAGTTGTGGTTCGTTCCGGAAGAAGCTGGTTTCGTTGATGGTGATGCGGTTGAACATTTCCTGGAACTCGTCGGACTGGTAGGGTCCGGCGGTGAGGAACATGATGTACTGGTCGAAGTCGTTGAATCCGAGTTCCTCGACGCGTCGTGAGAGTCTTGATTCGAGGACGTACTTCTTGGATTCCTGGAAGTGGATTCCGGCCCGTTCGTAGACGACGTCGCGCAGCTTGCTGAACTGGGCGTCGTTGAGTTTGAGGGTCGCGGTACCGGGCATCTCGTCTCCCTTGGTGTGGAAGGCGCGTGACGGCGTTTGTGCCGTCGCGCGTGGTTGTGTTGTGAGGATCAGGCTGCGGCTCGCAGGGCGGCCTGGTCGAGTGCCCGGAGTTCGTCGGTGTCGAAGAGTTTTTCGAGGTTGAGGAGGATGAGGAGTCGGTCCTGGAGTTTGCCGACGCCCTGGACGTAGTCGGAGTTGATGCCTGTGGCCATGGGTGGCGCGGGCTCGACGATGTCGGAGTTGATGCGGAGGACCTCGTTGACGGAGTCGACGGTGAAGCCGATGACGCGCGTCTCGACCTCGACGACGATGATGCGTGAGTCGGCGGTGTTCTCGCGGATTTCCATGCCGAAGCGTTTACGCAGGTCGATGACGGGGATGATTTTCCCGCGGAGGTTGATGACGCCCTCGACGTAGGAGGGGCTCTGGGGGACCTGGGTGATCTGCATCATGCGGTTGATTTCCTGAACGCTCAGGATGGAGACCGCGTATTCTTCGTCGCCGACCACGAAGCTGACGAGCTGGAGCAGTTCGCCTTCGGCGGTGGAGCCGATCTGTTCGGTGGTCTGTTTCTGGTTGATCTGTTCGGCGAGGTCGGTGGCACGTTCTGCGATCGTGGACATGGTTTTTTCTCCATCCGGAAGGGACCTGCGTGGCTCAACAAGGCTTACGCCTAGCTATCGTCGGAGCGTGGGGTGTCTTGCTTTAGGTGATGTGTGGTGGTTGCGGGACGATATGGGTGTGATTTCGCGTGGGTTACCCGGCGTCAGTCGTCGTTATCGGGATTTGTGGTGAGTCTGAGTTCGACGGCGGGGTGGGCGTGTCGGGAGGCGGCGTCGCGGTCGTGGTGTTTTTTCTTGGCGGCGTAGAGGTCCTGGTCGGCGATGACGAGGAGTTGTTCGGGTCGTCGTGCGTTGGAGGCGAGGCGTGTGGTGATGCCGGTGCTGACTGAGGCGTTGCCTTTCTGGCCGTGTCGGAGGAGTTGTGCACGGGAGGCGACGGCGAATTCGCCGGCGATGCGATCGGCGACCTGTCGTGCGGTCTGTTCGTCGGTTTCGGGCATGAGGATGACGAACTCGTCGCCTCCGAGTCGTCCGACGCAGTCGGATCGTCGGCTGTTGCTTTTGAGGACGCGTGCGAGTTCGCGGAGCATGAGGTCGCCGAAGGCGTGTCCTGCGGCGTCGTTGAGTTGTTTGAATCCGTCGAGGTCGATCATGAGGCAGGCGAGGTCGCGGTTGTAGCGTTGTGCTTCGGCGAACCCGCGTTCGAGGGCCTCGCTGATGGCTCTTCGGTTGGCGAGCCCGGTGAGGGGGTCGGTGGCGGCGGCGGTTTCGAGGAGCGTGACGGCCTCTTCGAGCTGCTGGTTCTTGAGTTTGACCTGGGTGAGGGTGGCTCGGAGTTGTGCCTGGAGGGCGTGGTGGTCTTCGCGGAGTCGGTGTTGTTCGAGGTTTTTCTCGATGATGGTGGGGAGGATGTTGAGGAGGTTATCGGTTCGGATGACGAAGTCGCAGGCGCCGGCGCGGATGGTGGCGGGCGCGAGGTGAGCGAGGTCGTGGTCGGCGATGACGAGGACGGGGAAGGTGTGTGCCTCGTTCTGCCAGTGCGTGATGAGGTCGATGACGGGGTCGTCTTCGTGGTGGAGGAGGATGATGGCGAGGTCGGGGCCGTGCAGGAGGTGGCGTGCTTTCTCGATCCCGTCCGCCCAGTTGATGTGTTGACCGGTCTGGTGTTGCGTGAGGGCGCGTTCCCAGTCGGTCTTGTTCTCCCGATCCGCCCCGATGATCAGGACCCTGGTGTTGGTGTGGTCCTGGGGTGCGAGCTTGTGGATGATGTCGTTCTCGGGCCTGATCACGCCAACGGCTCCTGCACGGCTCGTTCCTGAGGGGAGAGATCGGTCTCATCGCGGCGTGACTTAACCGTCAAAGTCGGCCTTGTTTCACAAGGTCCGGATCTGCTTTAGGGTGGTCTGTATGGATGATGGTCTGATCGTGGAGGCGACGGGGGGCGGGGTTGAGCGTGCGTCGGCGGCGCTGGGGCGTGGTGAGCTGGTGGGCATGCCTACGGAGACGGTTTACGGGTTGGCGGCGGATGCGTTGAATGAGCGTGCGGTGGCGCGTGTGTTTGAGGCGAAGGGCCGTCCGCGGTTTGATCCTTTGATTGTTCACGTCGGGGATGCGGGTGCGGCGGCGGGTTTGGTATCGGAGTGGCCGGAGCGGGCGCGGCTGCTGGCGGAGCGTTTCTGGCCGGGTCCGTTGACGCTGGTGCTTCCCAAGCGGGGGTTGGTTCCTGATCTGGTGACGGCGGGTCTGGATTCGGTGGCGGTGCGTTGCCCGGAGCATCCGGTGGCGTTGGGGTTGATTCGTGCGTTCGGGGGTCCGGTGGCGGCGCCGAGTGCGAACCGGTTTGGTGGGATCAGCCCGACGGCGGCGGAGCACGTGGTTTCGGAGTTGGGTGCGTCGGTGTCGTTGGTTCTGGATGGTGGTCCTTGTGGTCGGGGGTTGGAGTCGACGGTGGTGGGGTTGACGGGTGAGCGTGCGACGCTATTGCGTCCCGGGGCGTTGGCGATTGAGTTGATCGAGGGTGTGGTGGGGGCGTTGGAGCGTGTTGCTGCGTCCGATAACCCGTCGCGGCCGCAGGTTTCGCCGGGGCGGATGGATCGTCACTATGCGCCGCGTACGCCTATGTTGACGTTCGGAGCGGCGGTGCCTGATCGTGAGATCATCGTTCGCGCGGCGGGTGGTGCGGATGTGCCGGTGGCGTTGATGACGCTTGGGCCGGGTCACCCGGCGGCGGGGGTGTACGGGTGGCATGAGCAGGTGGTTCTGAGCGAGACGGGTGACTTGACGGAGGTGGCGGCGGGCTTGTTTGCGGCGTTGCGTCGTCTGGATGAGGGTTCTGCGGGTCTGATTGTGGCGGAACATCCGATAAAAGCGTCCGGTTTAGGGCCCGCGATCCGCGACAGGCTAGCCCGCGGGTCGATGGTTCAATCTTTCTGAAATTTCGGGGTTCTTCTGATTGACAAGACTGAAGACTCCGATATCTTTAATGCGGAAGTCGGGCGAACATCCGGCTTCCACAACCGGCCCCCTCAGCCACGGCCGGGCCCGAGCCTGACGCAAGAATGACGGGCGGGCGGATCCTGAGGGGGACTTTGACAACTTGGGTTTCAGGAGCCTGGCGCGGTCTCGTTCGTCTTCCCGACAGCCCCACCCCTTTCCGATTTCTCTTCTCAGAAGACC
Coding sequences within:
- a CDS encoding L-threonylcarbamoyladenylate synthase, encoding MDDGLIVEATGGGVERASAALGRGELVGMPTETVYGLAADALNERAVARVFEAKGRPRFDPLIVHVGDAGAAAGLVSEWPERARLLAERFWPGPLTLVLPKRGLVPDLVTAGLDSVAVRCPEHPVALGLIRAFGGPVAAPSANRFGGISPTAAEHVVSELGASVSLVLDGGPCGRGLESTVVGLTGERATLLRPGALAIELIEGVVGALERVAASDNPSRPQVSPGRMDRHYAPRTPMLTFGAAVPDREIIVRAAGGADVPVALMTLGPGHPAAGVYGWHEQVVLSETGDLTEVAAGLFAALRRLDEGSAGLIVAEHPIKASGLGPAIRDRLARGSMVQSF